The following proteins are co-located in the Macadamia integrifolia cultivar HAES 741 chromosome 3, SCU_Mint_v3, whole genome shotgun sequence genome:
- the LOC122072704 gene encoding SKP1-like protein 1A, with the protein MGLVVLIIPTEVGARYLVETSTERTLIMSSKKVVTLKSSDGETFEVDEAVALESLTIKHMIEDDLGNNGILLPNVACKILKKVIEYCKKHVETPKTEDQRTADEELKTWDDEFMKVDHDTLFNLILASNYLNIKSLLDLTSQTLADMVKGKTPEEIRKMFNIKNEFAPKEEEVVQGENHWAGL; encoded by the exons ATGGGTCTAGTAGTTCTAATCATCCCTACAGAGGTGGGAGCTCGCTACTTAGTTGAGACATCAACAGAAAGAACAT TAATCATGTCATCCAAGAAGGTGGTGACTCTGAAGAGCTCTGATGGTGAGACTTTTGAAGTCGATGAGGCTGTCGCCCTTGAATCCCTGACTATTAAACACATGATCGAAGACGACTTGGGGAATAACGGGATCCTATTGCCTAATGTCGCCTGTAAGATATTGAAGAAGGTGATTGAATACTGTAAGAAGCATGTAGAGACTCCCAAGACTGAAGATCAGAGGACAGCCGATGAGGAACTCAAGACTTGGGATGATGAATTTATGAAGGTTGACCATGACACACTCTTCAATCTCATCCTGGCATCCAACTATCTAAATATCAAGAGCTTGCTGGATCTGACATCCCAGACTCTTGCTGATATGGTCAAGGGTAAAACTCCAGAAGAAATCAGGAAGATGTTCAACATCAAGAATGAGTTTGCCCCTAAGGAAGAGGAGGTGGTTCAGGGGGAGAACCATTGGGCGGGCCTTTGA